The region CTGCGCTATATCCAGCGGGACTGCGTGACCCGCGATGGCTCCCCGGGGCAGCTCTATAGCGCCGAGCAGGACCGGGTTGACGGCAAGCCCTTCCTCGACCGCGCCGAGGGCGACCGCCACCAGTTCCGTTTCATTGTCGCTCCCGAGGACGGCGACCAGTACGACGATCTGAAGCCGCTGACCCGTCGGTTGATGGCGCAGATGGAGCAGGATCTCGGTACCCGGCTCGATTGGGTCGCGGTCGACCATTACAACACCGGCCATCCGCACAGCCATATCATCGTCCGGGGGCGCGACGACCGGGACCAGGATCTGGTGATCGCCCGGGAGTATATCACCACCGGCCTGCGCGAGCGGGCCACCGACCTGGTGACCCTCGACCTTGGTCCCCGTACCGATCTGGAGATCGAGAACCGGCTGCGGCACGACATCGAGCAGGAGCGCCTGACCTCCATCGATCACCGACTGCTGCGCGATGTCGATCCCGACCGGCTGGTCTGGTCCACAGACAAGGATGTCTTCCAGCAGAGTCTGCGCGCCGGTCGTCTGCAAAAGTTGAAGCGGCTCGGTCTGGCCGACGAGGTCGCGCCGGGGCGATGGCGGCTGGCCGATGATATCGAGAACACCCTGCGCCGGATGGGCGAGCGTGGCGATATTCTCAAGACGATGAGCCGCGAGATGACGGCCAAGGGGCTGGTTCGCTCCGGTGCCGATCTCGTCCTGCACGATCCGGCGGCACCACCGACGCGACCGATTGTCGGCCGCCTCGTCGCGCGCGGTCTGTCCGACGAGATCAAGGACCGCCATTACCTGATCGTCGATGCGGTCGATGGTCGCACCCATTACGTCGAAATCGGCAAGGGCGATGCCATCGCTCCCATTCCCGACGGTGCAATCCTGCGGCTCGATCCCAGATCGGTCGAGCCCCGTGCCGTCGATCACACCATCGCCGAGATCGCGGCGGCGCATGGTGGGCGGTACGGCGTCGATATCCATCTGCGTCATGACCCAACCGCCAGCGAGGCGTTTGTCGAGACCCATGTCCGGCGGCTGGAGGCGATGCGGCGGTTGACCGGGGCTGTCGAACGCGAGGCCGACGGCGCCTGGATCATCGCTCCCGATCATCTCGAGCGCGCAACAGCATTCGAGCGAAGACAAGCCCAGGATGCTCCGGTGGTGGTGCGAACCCTATCGGCGCTGCCGTTGGACCGTCAGATTGCCGCCGATGGGGCAACTTGGCTCGACCGCGAACTGGTCGCCGCGACTCCCGAGCCGTTGCGCGATGCCGGCTTCGGCCGCGACGTTCGCGCCGCCCTGGTCCAGCGGCGGCAATGGTTGATCGAGCAGGGACTGGCCCGCCAGGAGCCGAACCGTGTCCTGTTCCGCGCCGACCTGCTCGACGTGCTGCGCCGGCGCGAATTGCTCCGCGTCGCCGGCCAGCTTTCCGACGAACTCGGCCTCGCCTTCGTCGAGACCAAGCCCGGCCAGCCAGTCGAGGGCGTCTATCGTCGCGCCGTCGATCTCGTTGGCGGCAAGGCGGCGCTGATTGAGAACAGCCGCGAGTTCACCCTAGTGCCGTGGCGCCCGGTGCTCGACCACCATATCGGCAAGCAGGTCTCCGGCATCCTGCGCGGCGACGACATTTCCTGGACCATCGGCCGCCAGCGCGGCGGGCCAAGCGTGTCGTAATGGCAAATTTTGAAAAGCCGACCTCGACTGGGTCTGGGAAGGACGGCAGTTCTGCAGCCATCAAGCGGCACGTCAAACCTGCTCGATGGACAGTTGGCACATACTCCCACCGCAGGGGACTTGGCGCGGTGCGCCGAGCGATTGACCCGGGAATTCCAGCCTTATGTGTGCGGGTCTGCCGGAACGACGATTATCGGTTCGGAGCATTCGGTTCCATCCTGCATTTGCGTGGAGTTCCATTGCCCTCCAACGCGGATGATCATAACGGTTAGGATCGCCGCAGGAATAAGCGACCCGGCTTTCCGCATGTCCGGTTGTCGTCGGTACATGGGCACTGTGCATGTTCGCACCATGATGGGGCGCCACCACGGAAAGAACCGCCCCCGCACCAGGCCTACCGCTTGGAAATGCGGTATAGCGGGCATCACCGGGCAACAGGATCGTATGGCTACCGTCAGAAACGATCAATGCCAGTCCTGTATGGTTCCGGTTCTTGCCCCTGGATGTGCAWTTTTCAATCCGAATGCTCCCAACGCCGAGGGCGGTCGCGGTGCTCGGCCAAAACAGAAGGTTCGCGCCGACCCTAGATGCGCAGGCCGCGTGGATCACACCAAATTCCTGCCGGGGCGCTATCCAATAGTGGTCGAACGCTCTTGGGTCACGATAAGCGGAAGACCAGTGGTCCCAGTCCCAGTGGGAAAGGACGATGGCTGGGCGGTCCGTAAAGCAAAATCTTTGGAGAACGGCCGGAAACGTCGATGCGTGATCAAGTACGCCGCCGCCAAAATCAAAATAAATATGAGGAATGTCCTCCATCAATACAGAGTTGCAATTGCCTTGACCCACGTCGTACACGGCAACTGCACCCGCTTTAATTGAAATAAGACTCTCGATCAAAGAAGGATCACCGTCCGGGATGCCGCTGGTATCGACCACCCTGTCGAGTTCGTCGGCCGTGGGTCCGTAAACCCGCTGGACGGTCTCAAGGTAACGCACGCCCCCATCGCCGAACAGATTGTCGTAGTGTTTGACCATTCTCGTTGTTGGGCTCGGCGTGTCCCCCAGTTCCAAGGCCAGCCAGCGCGCATTCTCGCGCATCGCATTCCATTCCTGCGGCGAGAGGCGAGCCTCGACAATGGATAGAGCCCATTCTTCAACGCCGCCAAATTGGGAACGTCGCTCACGATCAAGCCATCGGCCGTCAGCAGCCTCAAGCCACACACGTCCGTCCTCGTACTGCACGGTATCAGCCCGGACATAAACCTTGCGGGGCCGCTCGCCCCTTTCGCCGTCCTTCGGATTGAAAAACATCTCCACCCCCTTTATTTATTCTTCAGCCTTCCCGAAACTCTGTCGCCGCCACGCCTCGACAGCGTCATCCAGGCCGCCGACAGGCATGTCCTCCGACCAGCGCTTCCAGAAATCGATGGTACGGCTGTCGGGCTTGCTGCCAGGCTCGGCAATACGAATCCGACTTGGCAGCAGACTGGCGTCGCCGACCACCACGGCCTCACCGGTATCCAGGACCGGCAGCATATCGGTGAAGCCCGTCAGGGTGTCGGGTAGTAGGGCCTTGACCCGTGCCTGATCCTCGGGATTGGTCAGGCGCATGGCGATGACATTGTTGCACTGGCTGATGACGGTGCGGCTGACCTCGGCCGGACGCTGGCTGATCACCGCCAAGCCGATGCCGTATTTGCGGCCTTCCTTGGCGATGCGCTCGAACAGGCGCACCGCCACGCGGCCCTCGGAGTCCTCGTTCGCTTGGTCGGGGATGTAGTTGTGGGCCTCGTCGCAGAACAGGGCGACCGGGTGGCGGCGCGCCGATGGCGTCCATTGCTGCACGGAGAAGGCCAGCCCGGCGACCATGCTGACGATCAGCGGCAGTATGTCGGACGGGACCTCGGAGAAGTCGATGATCTTCACCCCGCCCTTGCCGTCATCCTGATCCTTGCGCCCGGCCAGCAGGCGAGTGACAAGGGTGTCGAGATAGGCGAGTTTCTTGGTCTCGTCACCGCCCCGGAACAGGAAGCCCAGGCGGCGGTCCTCCACCTTCGCCTCCAACCGGGCAATCATGCGGCTAAGTTTGGCGTGGAAGTCACCTTGCTTTTCCTTGCCAGCCGCGCCGGGCACCATCTCCTTGTTCAAATTATCCAGCTTGGTCAGCACATCACCAATGGCGAACGGAATGGGGCTGTCTACGGTGAAAGCGGCCAAAAGATCGGCTCTCCCAGCCGCGTTCAGGAACCCTTCTTTGGCATCTCGAACGCAACGTCCCAGCAGCATCGCCTGATTCGGCGCGTTCTGATCGCTACGGTCCACGAGCAGCGACCTCAGCGCGTCGTACCCCAGCAGCCAATAGGGCAGGAACAGGACGTCGTCACCGGGGGCATCCAGGTCGCCGGGGCCGGCGATCCGCAGATGGCGGAAGCCATCGCCTTTCAGGGGGCTGTATTCGCCGTGGATGTCGAAGACGATGCCGTTGGCGTTGGGGAGTTCGGCGACCTGTTCCAGCAGGCGGGCGGTGGTCCAGGACTTGCCAGAGCCGGTGCTGCCCACGATGGCGGCGTGGCGCTGGAACAGGCGGTCGCCGTTGAGGAAGGCATCGGCCGAGGTGTCGAGGGCATAACGGCCAAGCAGCAGTGGATGGCCATCCTTCTCGCTGACCTCGGACACCGCCCGCATGAAGGTGGACAGGCGATCCCCTTCA is a window of Pararhodospirillum photometricum DSM 122 DNA encoding:
- the rlxS gene encoding relaxase/mobilization nuclease RlxS (I built this because a sul1 chimera in AMR looks like the C-terminus.), which codes for MNQDDDFKPKLGKIRAGGGPRGRKFLHQVLVAANRAGGQSPGARPSKFHGGQIGRGAGIGRMLSSRDRHAAFRSRRVVVKSRIVKLAGKGVAGAKAHLRYIQRDCVTRDGSPGQLYSAEQDRVDGKPFLDRAEGDRHQFRFIVAPEDGDQYDDLKPLTRRLMAQMEQDLGTRLDWVAVDHYNTGHPHSHIIVRGRDDRDQDLVIAREYITTGLRERATDLVTLDLGPRTDLEIENRLRHDIEQERLTSIDHRLLRDVDPDRLVWSTDKDVFQQSLRAGRLQKLKRLGLADEVAPGRWRLADDIENTLRRMGERGDILKTMSREMTAKGLVRSGADLVLHDPAAPPTRPIVGRLVARGLSDEIKDRHYLIVDAVDGRTHYVEIGKGDAIAPIPDGAILRLDPRSVEPRAVDHTIAEIAAAHGGRYGVDIHLRHDPTASEAFVETHVRRLEAMRRLTGAVEREADGAWIIAPDHLERATAFERRQAQDAPVVVRTLSALPLDRQIAADGATWLDRELVAATPEPLRDAGFGRDVRAALVQRRQWLIEQGLARQEPNRVLFRADLLDVLRRRELLRVAGQLSDELGLAFVETKPGQPVEGVYRRAVDLVGGKAALIENSREFTLVPWRPVLDHHIGKQVSGILRGDDISWTIGRQRGGPSVS
- a CDS encoding ATP-binding protein, which encodes MSTVSLFHLRDGDAFGSVLTVDTGSVVVQVFDNETLRRLHVHRPVLLQGRPGRSLIGIITRITRKIQTTETEDGTEAVPEVVSVDAVEVGLIGTLHNMGGERPPRFRRAIETVPEIDALCFSLEGDRLSTFMRAVSEVSEKDGHPLLLGRYALDTSADAFLNGDRLFQRHAAIVGSTGSGKSWTTARLLEQVAELPNANGIVFDIHGEYSPLKGDGFRHLRIAGPGDLDAPGDDVLFLPYWLLGYDALRSLLVDRSDQNAPNQAMLLGRCVRDAKEGFLNAAGRADLLAAFTVDSPIPFAIGDVLTKLDNLNKEMVPGAAGKEKQGDFHAKLSRMIARLEAKVEDRRLGFLFRGGDETKKLAYLDTLVTRLLAGRKDQDDGKGGVKIIDFSEVPSDILPLIVSMVAGLAFSVQQWTPSARRHPVALFCDEAHNYIPDQANEDSEGRVAVRLFERIAKEGRKYGIGLAVISQRPAEVSRTVISQCNNVIAMRLTNPEDQARVKALLPDTLTGFTDMLPVLDTGEAVVVGDASLLPSRIRIAEPGSKPDSRTIDFWKRWSEDMPVGGLDDAVEAWRRQSFGKAEE